A single region of the Plantactinospora soyae genome encodes:
- a CDS encoding cation-translocating P-type ATPase has translation MTSLGHRLPRVHLPGINLPRLHLPNLPAAVSPGAVPDLVAGFSRGAESVVFRAAQAAGLKRRAVWSRPGRHHIEVHGVAQPGGERLAAQVERALDGMPGVLWARVNAPSGRVVVAVGPPEPRLRELVAAIAAVERTDGLEPDPDCPEPHPPEEGPRTRSAMTRIATDAFGLGLSAAVRILPFTRAPGELAGFVRAVDLHPRLHSLAGRGLRGDHRADSVLPLAAVLAQGLTGGWAGILLDGAQRVLQWGEARAQLAAWEEAEPLLAGTPERASAPPPPDERPRGKPDGPVERYLARVLESGTIAGAATLSLAGRKRAAALALASLPSAAVAGREGYAARLGWLLARRGVIAMDRGVLRELERLDVLVLDAAALRSARGVLTDLVPLPGSDAERVAVQAFSLFDPDRPDQVQNSDSWRLGPLDAMPASDGSGTEEVERLRSAGGTLLGLATDGSLAAVVRVAAEPAPGIDALPAAARRAGLRLLVAGEEEDSQRYDFADGHVPGGSRLAGSIRSLQSEGAMVALVSGDPRALAAADCGLGVWRPEDPAPWGAHLLVGADLSVPALVIEAAGMARTVARQSIALATAGSGLGALAAFTAPPAQLPARTMAAVNAAAGLALGHGVWRAGRLPERRTSHTAPPTPWHLMPVETVLARLDTDQAGLSTEKIDRRGRRPAGGGVDGLDLPRAFVEELANPLTPVLAAGAGLSAAVGSVADAALVGGVIGLTALIGAGHRVSTERSLAELLSRSAVTARVRRDGTERVVAADELVPGDVVAFEPGDAIPADCRVIEAVGLETDESSVTGESLPVAKTSHPVVAAAVADRRSMLYEGTTVAAGRGVAVVVATGVDTEIGRGMALAGEATPTSGVEARLGRLTRMSIPLAASSAVAVAGAGLLRGVPLVESAGTAANLAVASVPEGLPFLVSAAQLAAARRLAEHGALVRNPRTIEALGRVDVLCFDKTGTLTEGRLMLAGLGDGERYAELDALDKGLRPILAAALRATPAADRPEEVSQQTDRAVLTGARQAGVDTGTRTHAWHQADALPFEASRGYHATVGRYRGKFLLSVKGAPETILPRCTRRRDPGGDRELDEAGGRALQETLDRHAGAGQRVLAVAERELPTDTVGEDDIGDLTFVGFLALSDGVRASAAPAVRRIRQAGVHTIMITGDHPATAEAIAAIISTDGVAQRVVTATELDQLDDDALAERLARTDVVARCTPTHKVRIIRALQKCGRTVAMTGDGANDAPAIRLADVGIALGQRGTPAARAAADLVVTDDRLETIIATLIEGRAMWSSVRHALSILVGGNLGEIAFSVLTAALTGRSALNGRQMLLVNLLTDLAPAMAIAIRAPREDSMDSLLTEGPETSLGATLTREIALRAGTTTLGATTGWTLARYTGTRRRAGTVALASLVGTQLGQTLIDGGLSPSVLVSTAASVALLAAVIQTPGLSQFFGCTPLGPVGWGIAAGSAISATLTNTAVDRLIGTSPDGDGRPTDRDDEGTTAASPA, from the coding sequence ATGACGTCTCTGGGGCACAGGCTTCCCCGGGTACACCTGCCCGGCATCAACCTGCCCCGGCTGCACCTGCCCAACCTGCCGGCCGCGGTCTCGCCCGGCGCCGTGCCGGACCTCGTCGCCGGGTTCTCCCGGGGCGCCGAGTCGGTGGTGTTCCGGGCGGCGCAGGCCGCCGGGCTGAAGCGCCGTGCTGTCTGGTCCCGCCCCGGCCGGCACCACATCGAGGTGCACGGGGTCGCCCAGCCGGGCGGTGAACGACTCGCCGCGCAGGTCGAACGGGCGTTGGACGGGATGCCCGGCGTGCTGTGGGCCCGGGTCAACGCGCCCTCCGGGCGGGTGGTGGTGGCGGTGGGCCCACCCGAGCCCCGGCTGCGGGAACTGGTCGCGGCGATCGCCGCCGTGGAGCGTACCGACGGTCTCGAACCGGACCCGGACTGCCCGGAACCGCATCCGCCGGAGGAGGGCCCACGGACCCGAAGCGCCATGACCAGGATCGCCACCGACGCGTTCGGCCTCGGCCTGTCGGCGGCGGTACGGATCCTGCCGTTCACCCGGGCGCCGGGAGAACTCGCCGGCTTCGTCCGGGCGGTGGACCTGCATCCGAGGCTGCACTCGCTGGCCGGCCGGGGGCTGCGCGGCGACCACCGGGCGGACTCGGTGCTGCCGCTGGCGGCGGTGCTGGCCCAGGGACTGACCGGCGGTTGGGCCGGCATCCTGCTCGACGGCGCGCAGCGGGTTCTGCAATGGGGCGAGGCGCGTGCCCAACTCGCCGCCTGGGAAGAAGCCGAACCCCTCCTCGCCGGTACGCCGGAGCGGGCCTCGGCACCGCCACCACCGGACGAGCGTCCCCGGGGGAAGCCGGACGGGCCGGTCGAGCGGTACCTCGCCCGGGTGCTGGAGTCGGGCACCATCGCCGGGGCCGCGACGCTCTCTCTGGCCGGCCGCAAGCGTGCCGCCGCACTGGCCCTGGCCAGCCTGCCGAGCGCGGCCGTCGCCGGCCGGGAGGGGTACGCCGCACGGCTCGGTTGGCTGCTCGCCCGCCGGGGAGTGATCGCGATGGACCGCGGCGTCCTGCGTGAACTGGAACGACTCGACGTCCTGGTGCTGGACGCCGCCGCTCTCCGGTCCGCCCGGGGGGTCCTCACCGACCTGGTGCCACTACCGGGCAGCGACGCCGAACGGGTCGCCGTACAGGCCTTCAGCCTGTTCGATCCGGATCGCCCGGACCAGGTCCAGAACTCGGACAGCTGGCGCCTCGGACCGCTCGACGCGATGCCGGCGTCCGACGGCTCCGGTACCGAGGAGGTCGAGCGGCTGCGTTCCGCTGGTGGCACGCTGCTCGGTCTGGCCACGGACGGCTCCCTCGCGGCGGTGGTCCGGGTGGCCGCCGAGCCCGCCCCGGGAATCGACGCGCTGCCGGCCGCGGCCCGCCGCGCCGGACTGCGGCTACTGGTCGCGGGCGAGGAGGAGGACAGCCAGCGGTACGACTTCGCCGACGGCCACGTACCGGGTGGGTCCCGGCTGGCCGGGTCGATCCGGTCGTTGCAGTCCGAGGGTGCGATGGTCGCCCTGGTCTCCGGCGATCCGCGTGCCCTTGCCGCCGCCGACTGCGGGCTCGGCGTCTGGCGTCCCGAGGATCCGGCGCCCTGGGGAGCCCACCTGCTGGTCGGTGCGGACCTGTCGGTGCCGGCGCTGGTGATCGAGGCCGCCGGAATGGCCCGGACGGTGGCCCGGCAGAGCATCGCGCTCGCCACCGCCGGCAGCGGACTGGGCGCGTTGGCGGCCTTCACCGCCCCGCCGGCCCAGTTGCCCGCCCGGACGATGGCGGCGGTCAACGCCGCCGCCGGACTCGCCCTTGGTCACGGGGTCTGGCGGGCCGGCCGGCTGCCCGAACGACGGACCTCGCACACCGCGCCGCCGACCCCCTGGCACCTGATGCCGGTCGAAACCGTGCTGGCCCGGCTCGACACCGACCAGGCGGGCCTGTCCACCGAGAAGATCGACCGGCGTGGGCGACGTCCGGCGGGTGGCGGCGTCGACGGTCTCGACCTGCCCCGGGCGTTCGTCGAGGAGCTGGCGAACCCGCTCACCCCGGTGCTGGCGGCCGGCGCGGGCCTTTCCGCCGCAGTGGGTTCGGTGGCCGACGCCGCACTCGTCGGCGGGGTGATCGGGCTGACCGCGCTGATCGGCGCCGGACACCGCGTCTCCACCGAACGTTCGCTCGCCGAGCTGCTGTCCCGGTCGGCGGTGACGGCACGGGTCCGTCGGGACGGAACCGAGAGGGTGGTCGCGGCCGACGAACTCGTGCCGGGGGACGTCGTGGCGTTCGAACCGGGCGACGCGATCCCGGCGGACTGCCGGGTGATCGAGGCGGTCGGCCTGGAGACCGACGAGTCCTCGGTGACCGGGGAGTCGCTGCCGGTGGCGAAGACCAGCCATCCGGTGGTGGCCGCCGCGGTGGCCGACCGACGGTCGATGCTCTACGAGGGTACGACCGTGGCCGCCGGACGAGGCGTCGCGGTGGTGGTGGCGACCGGTGTGGACACCGAGATCGGCCGGGGCATGGCGCTGGCCGGCGAGGCCACCCCCACCAGCGGGGTCGAGGCCCGACTCGGCCGGCTCACCAGGATGTCCATTCCACTGGCCGCCAGTTCCGCCGTGGCGGTCGCCGGAGCCGGCCTGCTGCGCGGCGTACCGCTCGTCGAGTCGGCCGGTACCGCTGCCAACCTCGCCGTCGCGTCCGTACCGGAGGGGTTGCCGTTCCTGGTCAGCGCCGCCCAGTTGGCCGCCGCCCGCCGACTGGCCGAACACGGTGCGCTGGTCCGGAACCCGCGCACCATCGAGGCGCTCGGCCGGGTCGACGTGCTCTGCTTCGACAAGACCGGCACCCTGACCGAGGGTCGGCTGATGCTGGCCGGCCTCGGCGACGGCGAGCGGTACGCCGAACTCGACGCGCTGGACAAGGGACTGCGGCCGATCCTCGCGGCGGCGCTCCGGGCCACCCCGGCGGCCGACCGGCCCGAGGAGGTCAGCCAGCAGACCGACCGGGCGGTGCTGACGGGTGCCCGGCAGGCCGGGGTGGACACCGGAACCCGGACCCACGCCTGGCACCAGGCCGACGCGCTGCCGTTCGAGGCGTCCCGGGGCTACCACGCCACCGTCGGCCGGTACCGGGGAAAGTTCCTGCTCAGCGTCAAGGGCGCACCCGAGACGATCCTGCCCCGGTGTACCCGACGACGCGACCCGGGCGGTGACCGGGAGTTGGACGAGGCCGGCGGCCGGGCACTACAGGAGACCCTGGACCGGCACGCGGGCGCGGGCCAGCGGGTGTTGGCGGTGGCCGAACGGGAGCTGCCCACCGACACGGTCGGCGAGGACGACATCGGGGACCTGACGTTCGTCGGCTTCCTGGCCCTGTCCGACGGGGTCCGGGCGAGCGCGGCACCGGCGGTACGCCGGATCCGGCAGGCCGGCGTGCACACCATCATGATCACCGGGGACCATCCGGCCACCGCCGAGGCGATCGCGGCGATCATCAGCACCGACGGTGTGGCGCAACGCGTCGTCACCGCGACCGAACTCGACCAACTCGACGACGACGCGCTCGCCGAGCGGCTGGCCCGGACCGACGTGGTCGCCCGGTGTACGCCGACACACAAGGTACGGATCATCCGGGCGTTGCAGAAGTGCGGCCGTACGGTGGCGATGACCGGGGACGGCGCCAACGACGCCCCCGCGATCCGGCTGGCCGACGTCGGCATCGCGCTCGGCCAACGGGGTACCCCGGCCGCTCGGGCCGCCGCCGACCTCGTGGTCACCGACGACCGGCTCGAAACGATCATCGCGACCCTGATCGAGGGGCGGGCGATGTGGTCCTCGGTCCGGCACGCGCTCAGCATCCTGGTCGGCGGCAACCTCGGCGAAATCGCGTTCAGCGTCCTCACCGCCGCGCTGACCGGCCGATCCGCGTTGAACGGTCGACAGATGCTGCTGGTCAACCTGCTCACCGACCTCGCACCGGCGATGGCCATCGCGATCCGGGCCCCCCGCGAGGACAGCATGGACAGCCTGCTCACCGAGGGACCGGAGACCTCGCTCGGGGCCACCCTCACCCGCGAGATCGCGCTGCGGGCCGGCACCACAACCCTCGGTGCGACCACCGGTTGGACGCTCGCCCGCTACACCGGGACCCGACGCCGGGCCGGTACGGTCGCGCTGGCCTCCCTCGTCGGAACGCAGCTCGGCCAGACCCTGATCGACGGCGGGTTGAGTCCGAGCGTGCTGGTGTCGACCGCCGCCTCCGTGGCCCTGCTCGCCGCGGTGATCCAGACACCGGGGCTGAGCCAGTTCTTCGGGTGCACACCGCTCGGGCCGGTGGGCTGGGGCATCGCCGCCGGCAGCGCCATCAGCGCCACCCTGACGAACACCGCCGTGGACCGCCTGATCGGCACCTCGCCGGACGGTGACGGCAGGCCGACCGATAGGGACGACGAGGGCACGACGGCCGCCAGCCCGGCCTGA